A segment of the Lycium ferocissimum isolate CSIRO_LF1 chromosome 5, AGI_CSIRO_Lferr_CH_V1, whole genome shotgun sequence genome:
CTCTAAACTTCCTTCAAGAGTAAGAACTCTTTAACGGTATTATTAAAGGGATACAACCAGTTTATGGGGGAACAAGTGGATTCATTGCTCACAAAATATGAGCTATAGTAGTATTTGAAAGACTAAATTAGAGCCCCTCCACACAAACTCCCTCAGGAAAATTTTCACGTGTCGTTGTAAATATGGAGTTGTTACTTGCATAATCAAATGACTACACACATTCGAACCCAACTAATATGGTAGATTTATAGAAAAATTGAATCAAGGAAAAGAGAGATTTACCACTTCCTACGTCAACAACAAGAGGTTGGGTCGTATTAGCATATATAGCATTCCAATTCAACTCAAATGGGTATGCCTGCACAAACGCCAAGCACTCAATTATTTCTCAAGCTAATACACATCTATTGGAAAGCATACCCATGTGGACGATTAATAGCACTTCAATTGAGTAATAAAGTATTTAGAAGCCAggaaatgtttaaaaaaaaaaaaaaaacatgcaagGAAAGGAGTCGAGGTGGGCAACAAGTAGGCCTACTTCCTTCATGTGGAATTAAAGCTCTGACGCCTTGCATTAATACTCTACTCTAGTAAATATTTCTACACATGTATGGTACTGCAGCCCCAGTTCCACTTCTCAAAAGAATAGTCGGAATTTTTCAGTACATAACATGTGGCGAGTAATGAGAGGGGCTTTTGATGAGCTTGCTTATTCTTGTTTCATTTCCTATTGAATGAAATCTTTGTCCTTATCCGTGTATCTACCTCCTTTTCTCTATCAATGCCATTCCGTGGGGGGCGGAGCTAGAATTGTTCGGCTTAAACTAGCAGCTTTGTTCCGAAATTTGccttaaaaaaattcattgaacatgtataaattattaatttagaactcaTTAACTTAAAAGGATTAGAATCCCAGACcaataaacttcaaatcctggctccgcctctgatTTATCCAAGACAAGCAGGATGGTTGTTAACAGATGTGTTTCAGGTTTTTAAAGTTTCTTTAACACAGCATGTTGATTTAGAAAAGGCATACTCTATCTAGTGCCAAGAGCCCATGAAGCTTTCTCCCTTTCAGAAACTCCCAGACAATGGAAGCGTTTTCAATCGTATCAGCTGTTACATAGCTTGATTTCCCAACAAATGTCTCACATGCCTGTTTGCCAACCACAATAAGATCACAGTTTTTTTGACTAAGATTATGAAGCATTGCAGCCAATTTGGATGCTCCAGCAGATTCTTGATTTGATGAGCTGAACTTTACAGCTCCAATCCACAAAATTTTCTGAAAAACAACGAAAGCATACTTCTCTGAGCATATTTTTATTTCCACACAATGGATTGTacaaacataaaatcatcatctcaGTGAGCAAGAGAAATTTTGCAATAAATGCACCAAGTTATATCATAGCCCGTGGAGAAGTACTAAGCAGgcaaatttcaaataaaaggaTTTAGTCTTTCCTATGTTACTGGCACAAGTATTTGTAGGAAAAGAAGATTAATACCTTCTACCGATATCTAAGCTACAAATTATCTTTTAACTCCAGCATTTGGAGCAAGAATATGAAAGGACAAAAATCCTAGAATAGCAATAGGACATCTAAACTGTTCTGTTAACATGGTAACTCCAGCACCACCCACAAAGATCTTTGTAGGAAAAGAAGGCTTGATAAGGcgaaaaaagggaaagaatagcgcaataaataaaccctaaagaaaagaaaaatatagcaTGTTATACTTGCGGCACAAAAGTACTACTGCCGAAGCGGTTACTTAATTAGTTTTGACATCATTTTCATAGATGCAAATCAAAGGTCAAACCTACAATTGCAATCATGCACAAGAGATATCCTATGAACTCCCATGGAACTAGTCAACGAACACCAAATGGTGACCTCAAAATTGAGCAAGTAATTTCACTTCTAGGCATTCAGCAGAAGGAACTTCAGAGATTACCTTGCATCTTGAAAGCATGGGAAGCATTTCCTCCAATGTGGTGGGTCCAACATCAACAGGTTTCCATCCTAAGGAAGCACATTTGAAAGCCATAAATATCTCAAAAACTATCATCCAATGCTAAATACTAGAAAGACATGTTCTCAAACTTTCAGAAACGAAAGTAGGAGCTTACAGGAATGAAGTTTCCTAAATAAAGACCAATTCTGTCAGAGAGGGATCATAATTTATCATTCACCAATGGTAATCAATGCAATATTTTAATTGCAATGATGAGCGATAGCTATGTTGGGTAGAAAACCACCGCCTAACAGAACTGAGAAGTGTTTTTTTTCCGATAAGCTTATTTTCAGGtgattcattaaaaaaaaactgaaattcgCTACGAACTTCGTCATTAATTCGTCGCTAAATTGCTCGTAGCTACATAATTTGTTGATAATCCATTGCTAAATAGGATTAGTGAAGGATTTTTCTATTAGCTACAAAATTTGTCCGTCCTAATTCCAGTTCTTTTTTAGTATTGATTGCTAGTCTCATTTCCgagaagaagataaaaagaGAGCACGGAAAATGGCATGGTTCAAAATGCTTCAGAATGTTCAGTTGCTAGATCCAAAATCAGAGACTTTCACATTTGGTGGCTAACCCTGGCTATATGATGGAGCAAATAGAACTTAAGACGGTCTAATAGCCAACAAATGAAGTTCGtttatatattttcactttttaaaattGTTTAGCAATCTCTTGTCCATTTGGTCCTTAATCTAGCATATGAAACAGTGCAGACCTTGGGGCTAGGTTGAAGATAAGAGATTCAACTTTACCATCCATGATATGATTAGCAGGAAAAATCTTCATCTCTAGTGGATAATGATCATGTAGGCACCAAAAGTCTTTTGGTAATATGATTTGTACTCCTCTCACCTTTGCAGCCTCAACTAGCATATTGGCTGCCTCTAATGATTCTTGTTCCACCAATTTCATAGGAACAGGTAATCCAAAAGCATGCATTATTTGAAATGCAGCATCTCCAACAAACACTAAACCGTCACATTTAGATGCCAAAAATTGCAAGGCTGATGCTTTCCCAGCGAGATTAGCTCCACCAATCTGCATTGCATCTCAAATTTTCACTTGCAATATGTGACAAAAAGACCTTTTCTCATTTGAAGCAAGAACCTGAAAAATATTAATTCTTAAGAAAAAGAATCTTGGATGCATACTATTGCGTAATAGGGCCTCTTGTTCATCTCGATTATCTTCTTCAGTTGAGACATTCCATCATCAAAGTGAAATCCCGCAATGGAGGCATAGCAGAAGCTGGTAATACCAACATTTGATGCAAGAATCTTATGTGATTGGAAAAATGCATCATTAACAAAGATATCCACCCCAGATGATAGGCGTCGTGCAAACTCTGAACAATTGGCTTGCTCCTGCTTAAACCGAGAAAGGTTCTCAAGCAGAAGGATGTCTAATTTATGTCTGTCTTCCATCTGAGACTGCTCAAATCCAGAACCAAGCTCCACTGGTATGACTTTTAGTTCAAGTTCCGAAGACAGAAATTCTGAAAAACACATTATCCAGATCAATTGAACTCGATTTAAAACATGTTTTGTGAACATAAAATGAACAGTTCATTGCGAATAAGTGTATCAGCACAGGTCCCTTCATTATTGCCTAGAATACTGggagagaaaatgacaaaaaggtcccttatgtttgagaATAGGTCCAAAATAGTCCTTTAAGTATTCACTGAACAATTTTGGTCCTTTTTTAAGCTtgtcaaaagttaacacttCTAGTGTCTGTCAAACATTTACCGAAATCTGTTAGATTAGACGGGAACTATAATAGAATAAATAAATTAGCatgaactcacatttagaggtacaatttttgttattttttatttatttctagagTCTGGTGCAGCTTTTTGACAatcttaaaggaccaaaactgttcagtgcatacttaagggactattttgaaccaaCCCTCAAGCATAAGggatcatttttgtcattttctctacTCTGGGAAGCTAAATCTAAGTTCTCAGATGGGGAGAAGCAGCATGAACAataagtgaaaagtaagaactTTGCAAACCTGCAACACGTTCCAATTTGAGAAGCTGTGAATCAGCTCTCCGACTCCAACTACTTGTTAGAATTAATTTTGCCCCAGCTTTGTGTAGATACTTGATGGTTGAAATTACACGAGCTGCTGGAGACTGTTGTTTCTTCTTCTCCCTTAGCAAGATGGTCAAATCCAATCTGACCAAGACAACTTTTCCAATTAGCTCCTCCAGTGGAAAGTTTCTAAGGGTTCGCACGTGAGGTAAAATAACTGGATCTCTCCCATCACCAGCTTCAGCCTAAAAGTGGATTCTTGTCTCGGTAAGAAGAAAAGACAGCAGACTGAATGGCACAGgaaaaaacaataaatattGTCACGTTATCTTTTATGTGTTTCTTATCCTCTATACATTCCTAGTCAGTTTTTCAAACAACCTGGTACAATTTAAGCTATCAGATCAAATCCTACTCAATTTCAAGTCTAACTGACTTTCAGAAAGAGCATCATATACAGATTTACTTCCTAAGTTTCAATTGCtcaaaatcaattttgaagTTTCAAAGATTCATCTTCCTTAGATATGCTAGATGCGTCACGTTCTGAAGCTGGTAAAACTGGTAAGGAAAGATTAAGCTTTTTCAGCTAATGATCATATAAGCAATCAAAGCAAACATGCATGTAACACTTCACCGACCCATTAAACAACACACAATAAGGTATTCTCTTTCGTCAGAGGtgtctttttcaattttttggcAGGTCAAAATCGCTAATAAGCTTCCCTTTAAAAAGCCTTTATCAGGTTCCAATGACAAACTAGAAAGACTGGTTTTTCAGTCCAATGTTCAGTAACATGTTTTCCTCTCTAGGATGCAGAAGTATTTGACCAGAAATGACAGGCCAGTTAAAAACACGTTGAATTCCAGTCCAGCAAACAAATAGTTTTATACACATACGACAACTAAAATAATATGCAAGACAAACTAACTGCTTAATCTCCATGctcattcaaaagtttatcgTGTAAAGTGGTTGAGAGGAGCACTTTGATACATCAATACTTTCCTAGTTTTTTTTGCTGAATTAACTTCAATCATTGTAGAAAATTACAGCATATGACATACAAAAATGGCTTTTTTAATCACTGagaaattcattattttttagcTTCGAAGCTG
Coding sequences within it:
- the LOC132057328 gene encoding phosphoglycerate kinase, cytosolic-like, whose product is MSQVLNFFLGYSLPRKSDCHIGFSKFQDLPQIRPVLSYGKSSAVQKCKKIQFLLKALNLEVDDHADLSSFQDEAEAGDGRDPVILPHVRTLRNFPLEELIGKVVLVRLDLTILLREKKKQQSPAARVISTIKYLHKAGAKLILTSSWSRRADSQLLKLERVAEFLSSELELKVIPVELGSGFEQSQMEDRHKLDILLLENLSRFKQEQANCSEFARRLSSGVDIFVNDAFFQSHKILASNVGITSFCYASIAGFHFDDGMSQLKKIIEMNKRPYYAIIGGANLAGKASALQFLASKCDGLVFVGDAAFQIMHAFGLPVPMKLVEQESLEAANMLVEAAKVRGVQIILPKDFWCLHDHYPLEMKIFPANHIMDGWKPVDVGPTTLEEMLPMLSRCKKILWIGAVKFSSSNQESAGASKLAAMLHNLSQKNCDLIVVGKQACETFVGKSSYVTADTIENASIVWEFLKGRKLHGLLALDRAYPFELNWNAIYANTTQPLVVDVGSGNGLFLFRMAKMRRDWNLLGMELNEKLVSRCLDHVSQSGMSNRYFIATNATSTFRSIVSSYPGDLVLVSIQCPNPDFNRTEHRWRMVQRSLVEAIADLLASDGKVFLQSDVKQVAVRMKEEFMKYGKGKLTVVHDLEDNTRTQDGWLKENPFGIRSDWEQHVIDRGAPMYRLLLLKSSPSG